In the Acidovorax sp. A79 genome, one interval contains:
- a CDS encoding hydroxymethylglutaryl-CoA reductase, degradative → MVDSRLPNFRSLTPAQRLEHVARITNLSEGDVALINQPGALSVERANGMVENVIGTFELPFGIGGNFQINGRDVLVPMVVEEPSVVAAASFMAKLARDCGGFETSSTGPLMRAQVQVIGITDPYGARLALLKHRDEILDVANSRDKVLIGLGGGCRDIEIHVFPDTARGPMVVMHLIVDVRDAMGANTVNTMAESVSPLVEKLTGGTVRLRILSNLADLRLSRARVRLTPETLRTKERSGEEIIEGVLDAYTFAAIDPYRAATHNKGIMNGIDPVIVATGNDWRAVEAGAHAYACRNGRYTSLTTWEKDTQGALVGTIEMPMPVGLVGGATKTHPLARLSLKIMGVRSAQELGEVAVAVGLAQNLGALRALATEGIQRGHMALHARNIALVAGATGDEIEVVARRMAAEHDVRTDRAVVLLEELRQN, encoded by the coding sequence ATGGTCGATTCACGACTCCCCAATTTCCGCTCACTCACCCCTGCGCAGCGCCTGGAACATGTCGCACGCATCACCAACCTGTCCGAGGGAGACGTCGCGCTCATCAACCAGCCCGGCGCGCTCAGCGTCGAACGTGCCAACGGCATGGTGGAGAACGTCATCGGAACATTCGAACTTCCGTTCGGCATCGGCGGCAACTTCCAGATCAACGGTCGCGATGTCCTGGTACCGATGGTGGTCGAAGAGCCGTCCGTCGTGGCGGCGGCCTCGTTCATGGCCAAGCTGGCCCGCGACTGTGGCGGCTTCGAAACCTCCAGCACGGGGCCGCTGATGCGTGCCCAGGTGCAGGTCATTGGCATCACCGACCCCTATGGCGCCCGCCTGGCGCTCCTGAAGCATCGTGACGAGATCCTGGACGTCGCCAACAGCCGCGACAAGGTCCTCATCGGCCTGGGCGGCGGCTGCCGCGACATCGAGATCCACGTGTTCCCCGACACGGCCCGCGGTCCCATGGTCGTCATGCACCTGATCGTCGACGTGCGCGACGCGATGGGTGCCAACACCGTCAACACCATGGCCGAATCGGTTTCGCCCCTGGTCGAGAAGCTCACGGGCGGCACCGTGCGGCTGCGCATCCTGTCCAACCTGGCCGACCTGCGTCTGTCACGCGCCCGCGTGCGGCTCACGCCCGAAACACTCAGAACCAAAGAGCGCAGCGGCGAAGAGATCATCGAAGGCGTGCTCGATGCCTACACCTTCGCAGCCATCGATCCGTACCGCGCGGCCACGCACAACAAAGGCATCATGAACGGCATAGATCCCGTCATCGTTGCCACCGGCAACGACTGGCGCGCGGTCGAGGCCGGCGCCCATGCCTACGCCTGCCGAAACGGACGCTACACCTCGCTGACGACCTGGGAGAAAGACACCCAGGGCGCGCTGGTCGGCACCATCGAAATGCCCATGCCCGTGGGCCTGGTGGGCGGCGCGACCAAGACACACCCGCTGGCCCGGTTGTCGCTCAAGATCATGGGCGTCAGGTCGGCGCAGGAACTGGGCGAGGTGGCCGTCGCGGTGGGCCTGGCCCAGAACCTCGGAGCGCTGCGCGCCCTGGCCACCGAAGGGATCCAGCGCGGCCATATGGCCCTACACGCACGCAACATCGCGCTGGTCGCAGGGGCAACGGGTGACGAGATCGAAGTCGTTGCCAGGCGCATGGCCGCGGAGCACGACGTACGCACCGACCGGGCGGTCGTCTTGCTTGAAGAGCTGCGCCAAAACTAA
- a CDS encoding PLP-dependent aminotransferase family protein, protein MTVEGSSQTRRPRSVTLPVAVADDIERQIRDGAYKVGDKLPSLREMAELHKYAKNTVVTAFELLVSRGLIEPRRGAGYFVVDKPPSRAADDEAGSLGRAMDIVWLMREQLKNEPGALAIADGFPPVEWLSDVRLDKYHQKVVRTGLGSLFRYGSRFGYAPLREHLVRKLADFGIGAEPRQIVLMHGANEAMDIVIRYFVPPGGKVLVDDPGYYPLFGKLKMASAEVLGVPRLHDGPDLEALEQLLITQRPRLFFTQSLAHNPTGSDLSAAKAFRVLQLAQKYDLLIVENDPLADFKPTSSPRLASLDQLERTIYIGSFSKSFSAALRVGFIACGADLASDLADLKALIHVSSSEYCERTVDVMLSEGHYQRHLTRLRSRLGEATEGARALFESVGANIFAKNAQSLYLWVSMPGVDDSMTLADSLRPHNIRLAPGRIFSVDTSATSPWSRYNVGAVMDPRFRTALQNALVQLGSS, encoded by the coding sequence ATGACAGTTGAAGGAAGCTCCCAGACACGTCGCCCCAGATCGGTTACCTTGCCCGTCGCGGTCGCCGACGACATCGAGCGGCAGATCCGCGACGGTGCCTACAAGGTCGGCGACAAATTGCCCTCGCTGCGTGAGATGGCCGAACTCCACAAGTACGCCAAGAACACGGTGGTCACCGCATTTGAATTGCTCGTTTCGCGTGGGCTGATTGAACCCCGCCGCGGTGCTGGGTACTTCGTGGTCGACAAACCGCCTTCCAGGGCGGCCGATGACGAGGCGGGAAGCTTGGGGCGAGCCATGGACATCGTCTGGCTGATGCGTGAGCAGCTCAAGAACGAGCCGGGCGCCTTGGCAATCGCCGATGGCTTCCCGCCAGTCGAATGGCTTTCGGATGTGAGGCTGGACAAGTACCACCAGAAAGTCGTGCGCACGGGGCTGGGCTCCCTGTTCCGCTATGGCAGCCGCTTCGGGTACGCGCCGCTGCGTGAGCATTTGGTGCGCAAACTCGCGGACTTTGGGATCGGCGCCGAACCGCGGCAGATCGTACTGATGCACGGTGCCAATGAGGCGATGGACATCGTTATTCGCTACTTCGTGCCGCCCGGCGGCAAGGTTCTGGTGGATGACCCTGGCTACTACCCTTTGTTCGGCAAGTTGAAGATGGCCAGCGCCGAGGTGCTGGGCGTGCCACGCCTGCACGATGGACCGGACCTGGAGGCCCTGGAGCAGTTGTTGATCACCCAGCGGCCCAGGCTCTTCTTTACGCAGTCGCTCGCACACAACCCGACAGGCTCGGACCTGTCCGCGGCAAAGGCATTTCGCGTTCTGCAGCTGGCACAGAAATACGACCTGCTGATCGTTGAGAACGATCCGCTTGCGGACTTCAAGCCGACCTCGTCGCCACGCCTGGCTTCTCTGGACCAACTCGAGCGCACGATCTACATCGGCAGCTTCTCAAAATCGTTCTCGGCCGCACTGCGCGTGGGCTTCATTGCTTGCGGCGCGGATTTGGCCAGTGACCTTGCCGATCTGAAAGCGCTGATCCACGTGAGCAGTTCTGAGTATTGCGAACGGACCGTCGATGTCATGTTGAGCGAAGGCCACTATCAACGACACCTGACCCGGTTGCGCAGTCGGCTGGGCGAAGCGACGGAGGGTGCGCGCGCGCTGTTCGAATCTGTAGGAGCGAACATCTTCGCAAAGAACGCCCAGTCCCTTTACCTGTGGGTATCCATGCCCGGGGTGGATGATTCGATGACCCTTGCAGATTCGCTGCGCCCACACAACATCCGGTTGGCTCCGGGCAGGATTTTCAGCGTTGACACCTCCGCGACCTCGCCATGGTCACGCTATAACGTGGGGGCGGTGATGGACCCGAGGTTCAGAACAGCCCTCCAAAACGCGCTGGTGCAATTGGGCTCCTCCTAG
- a CDS encoding heavy metal translocating P-type ATPase yields the protein MNTPVNEAASSAALSSAHLNLPILGMTCGSCVGRVEKALKAVPGVREVTVNIATERATVVAAATVAVTALAAAVQKAGYAVAEESMELLIGGMTCASCVGRVEKALKAVLGVKHAEVNLATERAQIRFDAGLPPERLVAAVAKAGYEAQMVDASTPAEPANQSAPWWPVALAGGLSVPLVLPMVGMLFGQDWTLNGWIQLALATPVQFWLGARFYRAGWKALRAGAGNMDLLVALGTSAGYGLSLYLLFKHAEHGTPHLYFEASAVIVTLVLLGKWLEARAKRQTTEAIRALHALRPEIARVRTDAGDIDLPLSRVKVGDTVVVRPGERVPVDGAVIEGASQVDESLITGESLPVAKHVGDKVTGGAVNAEGLLLVRTTAIGAESTLSRIVRMVESAQAKKAPIQRIVDEVSAVFVPVVLGLAAITLMGWGFATGHWEQAILNAVAVLVIACPCALGLATPTAIMAGTGVAARHGILIKDAEALEVAHRIDTVAFDKTGTLTEGKPTLTAAIPAEGHRDQLLPFAAAIQNGSEHPLAKAVMDAARIQGVIVPRATEVTAVSGRGMSAVVKGRQIRLGSTRYMDELGVNTASLTVTAAQMQHEGRTVSWLADVTDAPEVVGLLAFGDTVKPSSQQAIAQLHRLGIQTVLVTGDNKGSAGAVARALGIDQVRADVLPEGKADIVAQLKAGGRQVAMVGDGINDAPALAAANVGIAMSTGTDVAMHAAGITLMRGDPALIADAIDISRRTYAKIRQNLFWAFAYNVVGIPLAALGLLNPMVAGAAMALSSVSVVTNALMLRSWKK from the coding sequence ATGAATACCCCCGTGAATGAAGCGGCCTCGTCCGCCGCCCTGTCGAGCGCACACCTGAATCTCCCGATTCTGGGCATGACCTGCGGCTCCTGCGTTGGGCGGGTTGAAAAGGCACTGAAAGCCGTACCCGGTGTCCGCGAGGTGACCGTGAACATTGCCACGGAGCGCGCCACCGTGGTGGCCGCCGCCACGGTGGCAGTCACTGCTCTGGCTGCGGCCGTGCAAAAGGCGGGATACGCAGTGGCGGAGGAATCCATGGAGTTGTTGATCGGCGGGATGACGTGCGCTTCGTGCGTTGGACGTGTCGAAAAGGCGCTGAAGGCCGTGCTTGGCGTGAAGCATGCCGAAGTCAATCTGGCCACCGAGCGTGCGCAGATTCGTTTCGATGCAGGCTTGCCACCCGAACGTCTGGTAGCCGCCGTTGCAAAGGCGGGCTATGAGGCCCAGATGGTGGATGCGAGCACTCCGGCTGAACCCGCGAATCAGTCTGCGCCTTGGTGGCCGGTCGCGCTGGCGGGGGGCCTGTCCGTTCCTCTGGTGTTGCCCATGGTGGGCATGCTGTTCGGCCAGGACTGGACACTCAACGGCTGGATTCAACTCGCCTTGGCCACGCCAGTGCAGTTCTGGCTGGGAGCGCGGTTTTACCGTGCCGGCTGGAAGGCGCTGCGTGCAGGGGCAGGAAACATGGATCTGCTGGTGGCGCTGGGTACGTCGGCCGGGTACGGCTTGAGCTTGTATCTGTTGTTCAAGCACGCCGAGCACGGCACCCCCCACCTGTATTTTGAAGCCTCCGCAGTCATCGTCACGCTAGTCCTTCTGGGGAAGTGGCTGGAGGCCCGGGCCAAGCGGCAAACCACTGAGGCCATCCGGGCGCTGCATGCGCTGCGCCCGGAGATTGCGCGCGTGCGCACTGATGCCGGTGACATCGATCTACCGCTTTCACGTGTGAAAGTAGGTGATACGGTGGTTGTTCGTCCAGGGGAAAGAGTCCCGGTGGATGGTGCTGTGATCGAAGGCGCCAGCCAGGTGGATGAGTCATTGATCACCGGGGAGAGCCTGCCCGTGGCGAAGCACGTCGGTGACAAGGTGACAGGGGGCGCAGTGAACGCGGAAGGCTTGCTGCTGGTGCGCACCACCGCCATTGGCGCTGAGTCAACCCTGTCGCGCATCGTGCGCATGGTGGAGTCGGCACAGGCCAAGAAGGCTCCCATCCAGCGGATAGTGGATGAAGTGAGTGCGGTCTTTGTGCCCGTGGTGCTCGGCCTTGCTGCCATCACACTGATGGGCTGGGGCTTCGCCACTGGCCACTGGGAGCAGGCGATCCTCAATGCCGTCGCGGTACTTGTCATTGCGTGCCCTTGTGCGCTCGGCTTGGCGACTCCCACCGCGATCATGGCGGGCACCGGTGTAGCAGCACGCCACGGTATTCTGATCAAGGATGCCGAAGCACTTGAAGTTGCCCACCGCATCGACACGGTGGCGTTCGACAAGACCGGCACCCTGACAGAGGGCAAGCCCACCTTGACGGCAGCGATACCCGCCGAAGGCCACCGGGATCAGCTGTTGCCGTTTGCGGCCGCCATTCAGAACGGCAGCGAGCATCCGCTGGCGAAGGCGGTGATGGATGCAGCGCGCATCCAGGGCGTGATCGTGCCTCGGGCCACCGAGGTCACTGCCGTGTCTGGCAGAGGTATGTCTGCTGTCGTCAAAGGACGCCAGATCCGCCTGGGAAGCACGCGTTACATGGATGAGCTAGGCGTCAACACGGCCAGCCTGACGGTGACCGCCGCACAGATGCAGCACGAAGGCCGCACTGTGTCCTGGTTGGCCGACGTGACCGATGCGCCAGAAGTGGTGGGACTCTTGGCGTTTGGAGACACCGTCAAGCCCAGCTCCCAACAGGCCATTGCCCAACTGCACCGCCTGGGCATCCAGACCGTCCTGGTCACCGGGGACAACAAGGGAAGCGCAGGCGCGGTGGCCCGCGCCTTGGGCATCGATCAGGTTCGCGCCGATGTGCTGCCGGAAGGCAAGGCGGATATCGTGGCCCAGCTCAAGGCCGGTGGCAGACAGGTGGCGATGGTGGGTGACGGGATCAACGACGCGCCCGCTCTGGCGGCTGCAAACGTGGGAATTGCCATGTCCACGGGCACGGACGTGGCCATGCATGCGGCGGGGATCACGCTCATGCGCGGAGACCCTGCGCTGATCGCGGATGCCATCGATATCTCCCGGCGTACCTACGCAAAGATCCGTCAGAACCTGTTCTGGGCATTCGCGTACAACGTGGTCGGGATTCCCCTGGCGGCATTGGGACTGCTGAATCCCATGGTGGCCGGAGCTGCCATGGCCCTGAGCAGCGTGAGTGTGGTGACCAACGCTCTCATGCTACGGTCCTGGAAGAAGTGA